In Haloarcula salinisoli, one genomic interval encodes:
- a CDS encoding 30S ribosomal protein S3ae: protein MSERSVSKRKQQKRWYTVQAPEQFDRETLGKTTADEPDKVLGRTIETTLGELNNDASENNTKLTFKINEVASDTAYTEFIKHELTRDYLRSLVRRGSSKVEAFITVLTTDDYRVQIQPVAVTTKRADASQEKAIRRTMIDLVEETVKDRTFEEVIDSVVEGRLSSAIYGEAKDIYPLRRVEIQKTTLEARPEEVAAEEETAVDVDEDDVDVEA, encoded by the coding sequence ATGAGTGAACGAAGCGTTTCCAAGCGCAAACAGCAGAAACGGTGGTACACCGTGCAGGCTCCCGAGCAGTTCGACCGGGAGACGCTCGGTAAGACCACAGCAGACGAACCGGACAAGGTGCTCGGCCGCACCATCGAGACCACGCTGGGCGAACTGAACAACGACGCCAGCGAGAACAACACCAAACTCACGTTCAAGATCAACGAGGTCGCATCCGACACGGCCTACACCGAGTTCATCAAGCACGAGCTGACGCGGGACTACCTGCGCTCGCTCGTCCGCCGTGGCTCCTCGAAGGTCGAGGCCTTCATCACCGTGCTGACGACGGACGACTACCGCGTCCAGATTCAGCCGGTCGCCGTCACGACGAAGCGGGCCGACGCCTCCCAGGAGAAGGCCATCCGACGCACGATGATCGACCTCGTCGAAGAGACGGTCAAGGACCGGACCTTCGAGGAAGTCATCGACAGCGTCGTCGAGGGGCGCCTCTCCTCGGCCATCTACGGTGAGGCCAAGGACATCTACCCGCTCCGACGCGTCGAAATCCAGAAGACCACGCTCGAAGCCCGACCAGAGGAAGTCGCCGCCGAAGAGGAGACGGCCGTCGATGTCGACGAAGACGACGTCGACGTCGAAGCCTAA
- a CDS encoding 5-(carboxyamino)imidazole ribonucleotide synthase — protein MTRTSPGPTVGVVGGGQLGRMLGEAAAPLGVEVVVADPTPDCPAAPVVRDQLVGGFEDESTFRELAERADVLTFEIELADPDVLEGVAEETDTPVHPAPETLRTIQDKLVQKRRLAEAGVPVPEFRGVDTAEELREACDELGYPAMLKARTGGYDGRGNVPVGGPDEVEAAMADIAGPAMVEEMVDFERELAVMGCLGDGERDTFPVTETVHREEILRESVAPARASAEVRDRAQSVAMDVLDVMEGRGVFGIELFQTSDDRILLNEIAPRPHNSGHWTIEGCHTSQFEQHIRAVLGDPLGTTEIRDPTVSANILGDVTERQDAVMHGEETALSTARAHLHWYGKREVYELRKMGHLTLTGDDNDDRATLLGDVRDLRDGLTFQSE, from the coding sequence ATGACACGAACGTCGCCCGGCCCGACCGTGGGCGTGGTTGGCGGGGGGCAGCTCGGACGGATGCTCGGGGAAGCCGCGGCGCCGCTGGGCGTCGAGGTCGTCGTCGCCGACCCGACGCCTGACTGCCCGGCCGCACCGGTGGTGCGCGACCAGCTCGTCGGCGGGTTCGAGGACGAATCGACCTTCCGGGAACTGGCCGAGCGCGCCGACGTACTCACCTTCGAAATCGAACTGGCCGACCCGGACGTGCTCGAAGGGGTCGCCGAAGAGACCGACACGCCGGTCCATCCGGCGCCCGAGACCCTGCGGACCATCCAGGACAAGCTCGTCCAGAAGCGCCGGCTCGCCGAGGCCGGCGTGCCGGTCCCAGAGTTCCGCGGTGTCGACACGGCCGAGGAGCTTCGCGAGGCCTGCGACGAACTGGGCTATCCCGCCATGCTGAAGGCCCGCACCGGCGGCTACGACGGGCGGGGCAACGTCCCGGTCGGCGGTCCCGACGAGGTCGAGGCCGCGATGGCCGACATCGCCGGGCCGGCGATGGTCGAGGAGATGGTCGACTTCGAGCGCGAACTCGCGGTCATGGGCTGTCTGGGTGACGGCGAACGGGACACGTTCCCCGTCACCGAGACCGTCCACCGCGAGGAGATTCTCAGGGAGAGCGTCGCGCCGGCGCGAGCGAGCGCCGAGGTCCGGGACCGGGCCCAATCGGTCGCGATGGACGTCCTCGACGTGATGGAGGGCCGGGGCGTCTTCGGTATCGAGCTGTTCCAGACCAGCGACGACAGGATTCTGCTCAACGAGATAGCCCCCCGCCCCCACAACTCCGGGCACTGGACCATCGAGGGCTGTCACACCTCCCAGTTCGAACAGCACATCCGGGCGGTACTTGGCGACCCCCTCGGGACCACCGAAATTCGAGACCCAACGGTGTCGGCGAACATCCTCGGCGACGTCACCGAGCGCCAGGACGCGGTCATGCACGGCGAGGAGACGGCGCTCTCGACCGCGCGCGCCCACCTCCACTGGTACGGCAAGCGCGAGGTGTACGAGCTCCGGAAGATGGGCCATCTCACGCTGACCGGAGACGACAACGACGACCGCGCCACGCTGCTTGGGGACGTTCGGGACCTGCGCGACGGACTGACGTTTCAGAGCGAGTGA
- a CDS encoding plastocyanin/azurin family copper-binding protein, whose amino-acid sequence MERRAFLRAAVPTAAVGLAGCIGGSTPTDYDVGMGAKEFRPETLEVTAGTTVTWLNTNKQGHSVTAYESELPDGADYFASGGFDSEKAAEDAWGNSSGGTLFEGQTFEHTFEVPGEYPYFCIPHERGGMVGSVVVTGDRSTTETSSATRPTDGNTTAPN is encoded by the coding sequence ATGGAGCGACGGGCTTTCCTCCGGGCAGCGGTACCGACGGCAGCCGTCGGATTGGCTGGCTGTATCGGAGGCAGCACACCGACCGACTACGACGTGGGCATGGGTGCAAAGGAGTTCCGACCCGAGACCCTAGAGGTCACGGCCGGGACCACGGTCACCTGGCTCAACACGAACAAGCAGGGCCACTCGGTGACGGCCTACGAGAGCGAGCTCCCCGACGGCGCCGACTACTTCGCCTCGGGCGGATTCGACAGCGAGAAGGCCGCAGAGGACGCCTGGGGCAACAGCTCCGGCGGGACGCTGTTCGAGGGCCAGACGTTCGAACACACCTTCGAGGTGCCCGGGGAGTACCCCTACTTCTGTATCCCACACGAGCGGGGCGGGATGGTCGGCTCCGTCGTCGTGACCGGCGACCGGTCGACCACCGAGACGAGCAGCGCCACGAGGCCGACGGACGGCAACACGACCGCGCCGAACTGA
- a CDS encoding KEOPS complex subunit Pcc1 — MRRAELETEFGSPDRADRIAAAVRPDNTAEMTTRVEGETVVTTIERDNTSGLQSTVDDYVVNLRVAAQLTTDTTQSNHE; from the coding sequence ATGAGACGAGCCGAACTCGAGACCGAATTCGGCTCGCCCGACCGCGCCGACCGTATCGCCGCGGCCGTCCGCCCGGACAACACCGCCGAGATGACCACCCGCGTCGAAGGCGAGACAGTGGTCACCACTATCGAGCGCGACAACACGAGCGGCCTCCAGTCGACCGTCGACGACTACGTCGTCAACCTCCGCGTCGCAGCACAGCTTACGACTGACACAACACAATCCAACCATGAGTGA
- a CDS encoding methyl-accepting chemotaxis protein, with protein sequence MSNGRDTNSNVVTRGLGALRDAFTGGSDDAEQTQTDEDTARTGGDEPTAPSKRTAEEYADTMQQCADGDLTVRMEGRGEDEAMDRMADEFNEMVSELEKTTDHLKSYVGEVEGAGVGVEESSDTVRRASDNVIDSMQTISGDIGAQREQLQAASETIDGVVAALEEVAASHPDADIEPQIARLEEQASEIRDAANIGEGVQTETQVVGATVAEQSAELNDVSRRANDLQRYATPLSAILDRFKTNSENESSLSNESAAVEE encoded by the coding sequence ATGAGTAACGGGAGAGACACGAATTCGAACGTGGTGACTCGTGGACTCGGTGCGCTTCGCGACGCGTTCACGGGTGGATCCGACGACGCCGAACAGACACAGACAGACGAAGACACCGCTCGAACCGGAGGTGACGAGCCGACCGCTCCCTCCAAGCGGACAGCCGAGGAGTACGCCGACACCATGCAGCAGTGTGCGGACGGTGACCTCACTGTTCGCATGGAGGGGCGAGGCGAAGACGAGGCGATGGACAGAATGGCAGATGAGTTCAACGAGATGGTCAGCGAACTGGAGAAGACGACGGACCATCTCAAATCGTACGTCGGCGAAGTCGAGGGAGCCGGTGTGGGCGTCGAGGAGAGCAGCGACACGGTCCGCAGGGCCAGCGATAACGTCATCGACTCCATGCAGACTATCTCCGGCGATATCGGGGCCCAACGCGAGCAGCTGCAGGCGGCATCCGAGACCATAGACGGGGTCGTAGCGGCCCTCGAAGAGGTCGCTGCGAGCCACCCCGACGCGGACATCGAGCCCCAGATAGCCCGTCTCGAAGAACAGGCCAGCGAGATTCGGGACGCCGCCAATATCGGTGAGGGGGTCCAGACCGAGACCCAGGTCGTCGGCGCAACGGTAGCAGAGCAGTCAGCGGAGCTCAACGACGTCTCCAGACGAGCGAACGACCTCCAGCGGTACGCCACGCCGCTCAGTGCCATCCTCGACCGGTTCAAGACGAACTCGGAAAACGAATCGTCCCTGTCGAACGAGAGCGCGGCGGTCGAGGAGTAG
- a CDS encoding heme NO-binding domain-containing protein, translated as MHGVVMTGLRSFVIEQHDRSTWEAVKDAAGIERNQFTRMDDYPDEEFLGIYQVLLDESEATGTELQREFGQFLFAEMAEMYGRIYFDDEWGALDLINNVEETIHQSLKARTDSGFTPPELETEPIGDGGVAVLYRSDRQLCEFGKGLLMGTGTHYETELTIEEPQCMKDGDDICRIEVHQNE; from the coding sequence ATGCATGGAGTCGTGATGACAGGGCTGCGCTCGTTCGTTATCGAACAGCACGACCGCAGCACCTGGGAAGCAGTCAAAGACGCCGCGGGTATAGAGCGGAACCAGTTCACACGGATGGATGACTATCCCGACGAAGAGTTTCTGGGCATATATCAGGTCCTTCTGGACGAATCAGAGGCGACTGGTACGGAGCTCCAGCGGGAGTTCGGCCAGTTCCTCTTCGCCGAGATGGCGGAGATGTACGGCCGAATCTATTTCGACGACGAGTGGGGTGCGCTAGACCTGATAAACAACGTCGAGGAGACGATTCACCAGTCACTCAAGGCCCGCACCGACAGCGGTTTCACACCGCCGGAACTCGAGACGGAGCCGATCGGTGACGGCGGGGTAGCCGTTCTCTATCGGTCCGACCGGCAGCTCTGTGAGTTCGGCAAGGGGCTGCTGATGGGGACCGGCACGCATTACGAGACAGAGCTGACAATCGAGGAGCCACAGTGTATGAAAGACGGTGACGATATCTGCCGAATCGAGGTGCATCAGAATGAGTAA